A stretch of the Elephas maximus indicus isolate mEleMax1 chromosome 3, mEleMax1 primary haplotype, whole genome shotgun sequence genome encodes the following:
- the GPR61 gene encoding G-protein coupled receptor 61, protein MDSSPIPQSSGNSSTLGRVPQTPGPSTASGVPEVGLRDVASESVALFFMLLLDLTAVAGNAAVMAVIAKTPALRKFVFVFHLCLVDLLAALTLMPLAMLSSSALFDRDLFGEVACRLYLFLSVCFVSLAILSVSAINVERYYYVVHPMRYEVRMTLGLVASVLVGVWVKALAMASVPVLGRVSWEEGAPSIPPGCSLQWSRSAYCQLFVVVFAVLYFLLPLLLILVVYCSMFRVARVAAMQHGPLPTWMETPRQRSESLSSRSTMVTSSGAPQTTPHRTFGGGKAAVILLAVGGQFLLCWLPYFSFHLYVALSAQPISTGQVESVVTWIGYFCFTSNPFFYGCLNRQIRGELSKQFVCFFKPAPEEELRLPSREGSIEENFLQFLQGTGCPTESWVSRPLPSPKQEPPAVDFRIPGQIAEETSEFLEQQLTSDIIMSDSYLRPAPSPRLES, encoded by the coding sequence ATGGATTCCTCACCCATCCCCCAGTCATCAGGGAACTCTTCCACTTTGGGGAGGGTCCCTCAAACCCCAGGCCCTTCAACTGCCAGTGGGGTCCCAGAGGTGGGGCTGAGGGACGTGGCTTCAGAATCTGTGGCCCTCTTCTTCATGCTCCTGCTGGATTTAACTGCTGTGGCTGGCAACGCTGCTGTAATGGCTGTTATTGCTAAGACGCCCGCCCTCCGAAAATTTGTCTTCGTCTTCCACCTCTGCTTGGTGGACCTACTGGCCGCCCTGACCCTCATGCCCTTAGCCATGCTCTCCAGCTCTGCCCTCTTTGACCGTGACCTCTTTGGGGAGGTTGCCTGCCGCCTCTACTTGTTTCTGAGTGTATGCTTTGTCAGCTTGGCCATCCTCTCGGTGTCGGCCATCAACGTGGAGCGCTACTATTACGTGGTCCACCCCATGCGCTATGAGGTGCGCATGACACTAGGGCTGGTGGCCTCTGTGCTTGTGGGGGTGTGGGTGAAGGCCTTGGCCATGGCTTCTGTGCCAGTTTTGGGAAGGGTATCCTGGGAGGAAGGCGCTCCCAGCATCCCCCCAGGCTGCTCGCTCCAATGGAGCCGCAGTGCCTACTGCCAGCTTTTTGTGGTGGTCTTTGCTGTCCTTTACTTCTTGTTGCCCCTGCTCCTCATCCTTGTGGTCTACTGCAGCATGTTCCGAGTGGCTCGAGTGGCTGCCATGCAGCATGGGCCCCTGCCCACGTGGATGGAGACACCCCGGCAACGCTCGGAGTCTCTCAGTAGCCGTTCCACTATGGTCACCAGCTCGGGGGCCCCCCAGACCACCCCGCACCGGACGTTTGGAGGAGGGAAGGCGGCAGTGATTCTCTTGGCCGTGGGGGGACAGTTCCTGCTCTGTTGGTTGCCCTATTTCTCTTTCCACCTCTATGTTGCCCTGAGTGCTCAGCCCATTTCAACCGGGCAGGTAGAGAGTGTGGTCACCTGGATCGGCTACTTCTGTTTCACTTCCAACCCTTTCTTCTATGGATGTCTCAATCGGCAGATCCGGGGGGAGCTCAGCAAGCAGTTTGTTTGCTTCTTCAAGCCGGCTCCAGAGGAGGAACTGAGGCTGCCTAGTCGGGAGGGCTCAATTGAGGAAAACTTTCTGCAGTTCCTTCAGGGGACTGGCTGTCCCACAGAGTCCTGGGTTTCCCGACCCCTACCCAGCCCCAAGCAGGAGCCACCTGCTGTTGACTTTCGAATTCCAGGTCAGATAGCTGAGGAGACCTCTGAGTTCCTGGAGCAGCAACTTACCAGCGACATCATCATGTCAGACAGCTACCTCCGTCCTGCTCCGTCACCCCGGCTGGAATCGTGA